The Streptomyces avermitilis MA-4680 = NBRC 14893 genome contains a region encoding:
- a CDS encoding DUF397 domain-containing protein — translation MHISAWQKSTYSPDGSNCVYVAATPTGTVHLRESDDPDVILTTTRNPLLSLIRSLKEDSQRR, via the coding sequence GTGCACATATCCGCCTGGCAGAAGTCCACCTACAGCCCCGACGGCTCGAACTGCGTCTACGTCGCCGCCACCCCCACCGGAACCGTTCACCTCCGCGAAAGCGACGACCCTGACGTCATCCTGACCACCACCCGCAACCCGCTGCTCTCCCTCATACGCTCCCTCAAAGAAGACAGCCAACGACGCTGA
- a CDS encoding glycosyltransferase family 1 protein, which yields MKAIRRFTVRPVLPDALHPLSDLARNLRWSWHAETRELFQSVDPERWAASDGDPVRLLGSVPHARLAELAEDRRFLRRLGAAADDLTDYVTGDRWYQSQAEAPSRAAELPAAIAYFSPEFGVTAALPQYSGGLGILAGDHLKAASDLGVPLIGVGLLYRHGYFRQSLSRDGWQQEHYPVLDPHELPVVPLREDDGALAQVSLALPGGRRLQARIWLAQVGRVPLLMLDSDVEENDHGERGVTDRLYGGGSEHRLLQEMLLGIGGVRAVRTYCRLTGHAEPEVFHTNEGHAGFLGLERIAELCDTGLDFDAGLESVRAGTVFTTHTPVPAGIDRFDRELVARHFGPDAELPRIDVERILGLGMETYPGGEPNLFNMAVMGLRLGQRANGVSLLHGQVSREMFSGLWPGFDPDEVPITSVTNGVHAPTWVAPEVFRLGARQIGAQRTEDAMTVGGSERWDAVAEIPDQDIWDLRRVLREQLVTEVRERLRASWRQRGAGTAELGWIDGVLDPDVLTIGFARRVPSYKRLTLMLRDRDRLMDLLLHPERPVQIVVAGKAHPADDGGKRLVQELVRFADDPRVRHRIVFLPDYGMAMAQKLYPGCDIWLNNPLRPLEACGTSGMKAALNGCLNLSVLDGWWDEWFQPDFGWAIPTADGTATDEDRRDDLEATALYDLLEGRVAPRFYERGQAGLPDRWIEMVRQTLTHLGPKVLAGRMVREYVERLYTPAALAHRALTPEPARELATWKSRVRAAWPRVTVDHVETSVATTTAELGTTLSLRVRVGLGDLDPDDVEVQAVAGRVDGQDRITDATAVPLKPVGGPDLEGRRVYEGPLSLDRTGPFGYTVRILPTHRLLATSAELGLVAVPSEDVGEGAGVLLR from the coding sequence GTGAAGGCCATCCGTAGGTTCACCGTACGTCCCGTACTCCCCGACGCCCTTCACCCGCTCAGCGATCTGGCGCGAAATCTGCGCTGGTCGTGGCATGCGGAGACCCGTGAGCTCTTCCAGTCCGTGGACCCCGAGCGCTGGGCGGCGTCGGACGGCGATCCCGTACGGCTGCTCGGCAGCGTCCCGCACGCGCGCCTCGCGGAGCTGGCGGAGGACCGCCGCTTCCTGCGCAGGCTGGGCGCGGCCGCCGACGATCTCACCGACTACGTGACCGGCGACCGCTGGTACCAGTCGCAGGCCGAGGCCCCGTCCCGCGCGGCCGAACTGCCCGCCGCCATCGCCTACTTCTCACCGGAGTTCGGCGTCACGGCCGCGCTGCCGCAGTACTCCGGCGGCCTCGGCATCCTCGCCGGGGACCATCTGAAGGCGGCCAGCGACCTGGGCGTGCCCCTGATCGGGGTGGGCCTGCTGTACCGGCACGGCTACTTCCGCCAGTCGCTGTCCCGCGACGGCTGGCAGCAGGAGCACTATCCCGTCCTCGACCCGCACGAACTGCCGGTGGTGCCGCTGCGCGAGGACGACGGCGCCCTGGCCCAGGTCTCCCTCGCCCTGCCCGGCGGGCGGCGGCTCCAGGCCCGGATCTGGCTGGCCCAGGTGGGCCGCGTACCGCTGCTGATGCTCGACTCGGACGTCGAGGAGAACGACCACGGTGAGCGCGGTGTCACCGACCGGCTGTACGGCGGCGGCAGCGAGCACCGGCTGCTCCAGGAGATGCTGCTGGGCATCGGCGGGGTGCGCGCGGTCCGCACGTACTGCCGGCTGACCGGTCATGCCGAGCCGGAGGTCTTCCACACCAACGAGGGGCACGCGGGTTTCCTCGGCCTGGAGCGGATCGCCGAACTCTGCGACACGGGGCTGGACTTCGACGCGGGCCTGGAGTCGGTGCGGGCGGGGACGGTCTTCACGACCCACACGCCGGTCCCGGCCGGCATCGACCGGTTCGACCGGGAGCTGGTGGCCCGCCACTTCGGCCCGGACGCGGAACTTCCGAGGATCGACGTGGAGCGGATCCTGGGGCTCGGCATGGAGACGTACCCGGGCGGCGAACCCAACCTCTTCAACATGGCGGTGATGGGCCTGCGGCTGGGCCAGCGCGCCAATGGCGTCTCGCTGCTGCACGGTCAGGTGAGCCGGGAGATGTTCTCGGGCCTGTGGCCGGGCTTCGACCCGGACGAGGTGCCGATCACCTCGGTGACCAACGGGGTGCACGCGCCGACCTGGGTGGCCCCGGAGGTGTTCCGGCTGGGGGCGCGGCAGATCGGCGCCCAGCGCACCGAGGACGCGATGACGGTGGGCGGCTCGGAGCGCTGGGACGCGGTGGCGGAGATTCCGGACCAGGACATCTGGGACCTGCGGCGGGTGCTGCGGGAGCAACTGGTGACCGAGGTGCGGGAGCGGCTGCGCGCGTCCTGGCGGCAGCGCGGGGCGGGCACGGCCGAACTCGGCTGGATCGACGGGGTGCTCGACCCGGACGTCCTGACGATCGGCTTCGCGCGCCGGGTCCCCTCGTACAAGCGGCTGACGCTGATGCTGCGGGACCGGGACCGGCTGATGGACCTGCTGCTGCACCCCGAGCGCCCGGTGCAGATCGTGGTGGCGGGCAAGGCGCACCCGGCGGACGACGGCGGGAAACGCCTGGTCCAGGAGCTGGTGCGGTTCGCTGACGACCCGCGCGTCCGGCACCGCATCGTGTTCCTGCCGGACTACGGGATGGCGATGGCGCAGAAGCTGTACCCGGGCTGCGACATCTGGCTGAACAACCCGCTGCGCCCGCTGGAGGCGTGCGGGACGAGCGGGATGAAGGCCGCGCTCAACGGCTGCCTGAACCTTTCGGTGCTCGACGGCTGGTGGGACGAGTGGTTCCAGCCGGACTTCGGCTGGGCGATCCCGACGGCGGACGGCACCGCGACGGACGAGGACCGCCGGGACGACCTGGAGGCGACGGCACTGTACGACCTGCTGGAAGGGCGCGTCGCCCCCCGCTTCTACGAGCGGGGCCAGGCCGGTCTGCCCGACCGCTGGATCGAGATGGTCCGCCAGACACTGACGCATCTGGGTCCCAAGGTGCTGGCGGGGCGCATGGTGCGCGAGTACGTGGAGCGTCTCTACACCCCCGCGGCCCTCGCGCACCGGGCGCTGACCCCGGAACCGGCACGGGAGCTCGCGACCTGGAAGTCCCGGGTACGGGCGGCCTGGCCGCGGGTCACCGTCGACCATGTGGAGACCTCGGTGGCGACGACGACGGCGGAGCTGGGCACGACGCTGTCACTACGGGTCCGCGTGGGCCTCGGCGACCTCGACCCGGACGACGTCGAGGTCCAGGCGGTCGCGGGCCGGGTGGACGGGCAGGACCGCATCACGGACGCGACGGCGGTCCCCCTGAAACCGGTGGGCGGCCCGGACCTGGAGGGACGACGGGTGTACGAGGGCCCCCTGTCCCTGGACCGCACGGGCCCCTTCGGCTACACGGTCCGCATCCTGCCGACCCACCGCCTCCTGGCGACGAGCGCGGAACTGGGGCTGGTGGCGGTGCCATCGGAGGATGTGGGGGAGGGGGCTGGGGTTTTGCTGCGGTGA
- a CDS encoding S8 family peptidase codes for MARTSSARLRWAGGLTAVTTAAVLSAVTLPAQAAPQGRILGAGDPGSVSGSYLVTLKGGTSAPSAAGKSVAGKYGARISHIYGAALNGYAVQANEKQARRLAADPRVASVAQDTEVALDHYQKNPPSWGLDRIDQNDLPLDHGYTWPESSGAGAGVTTYVIDTGIRVTHRDFGGRASYGWDFVDGDRTAGDGNGHGTHVAGTIAGTTYGVAKQAKVVAVRVLDNEGSGTTARVIAGIDWVTRHAKKPAVANLSLGGFANAQLDAAVRNSIASGVTYAVAAGNDGLAAGLYSPAHVKQAITVGAGDRKDARASFSNWGPRLDLFAPGVAITSASNASDTAKATFSGTSMATPHVTGAAALELAAHPEATPAQVSKALAARAATGRISGGGPGSPDKLLQVNSP; via the coding sequence ATGGCACGGACGAGCAGCGCTCGTCTGCGCTGGGCAGGAGGCCTGACCGCGGTCACCACCGCCGCGGTGCTTTCGGCCGTCACCCTGCCCGCGCAGGCAGCCCCGCAGGGGCGGATACTCGGCGCCGGCGATCCCGGTTCCGTCAGCGGAAGTTACCTCGTGACACTCAAGGGGGGAACGAGCGCGCCCTCGGCGGCCGGCAAGAGCGTCGCCGGGAAGTACGGGGCGAGGATCAGCCACATCTACGGTGCCGCCTTGAACGGCTATGCGGTGCAGGCCAATGAGAAGCAGGCCCGGCGGCTCGCGGCGGACCCCCGCGTGGCCTCGGTGGCGCAGGACACCGAGGTCGCTCTCGACCACTACCAGAAGAACCCGCCCTCCTGGGGCCTGGACCGGATCGACCAGAACGACCTGCCGCTCGACCACGGCTACACCTGGCCGGAGTCCTCGGGCGCCGGCGCCGGCGTGACCACGTACGTCATCGACACCGGTATCCGCGTCACCCACCGGGACTTCGGCGGCCGGGCGAGCTACGGCTGGGACTTCGTCGACGGCGACCGGACGGCGGGCGACGGCAACGGGCACGGCACGCATGTCGCCGGAACGATCGCGGGCACCACGTACGGGGTCGCCAAACAAGCCAAAGTCGTCGCGGTACGCGTTCTCGACAACGAGGGCTCCGGCACCACCGCCCGAGTCATCGCCGGCATCGACTGGGTGACCAGGCACGCGAAGAAGCCCGCCGTGGCCAATCTGAGCCTGGGCGGCTTCGCCAACGCGCAGCTCGACGCCGCCGTACGCAACTCCATCGCCTCCGGCGTCACCTACGCGGTCGCGGCCGGGAACGACGGACTCGCGGCCGGCCTGTACTCCCCGGCCCACGTGAAACAGGCCATAACTGTCGGCGCCGGCGACCGGAAGGACGCCCGTGCGAGCTTCTCCAACTGGGGCCCGCGCCTGGACCTGTTCGCCCCGGGCGTGGCGATCACCTCCGCCTCGAACGCGAGCGACACCGCGAAGGCCACCTTCTCCGGTACGTCGATGGCGACGCCGCACGTCACCGGCGCGGCAGCGCTCGAACTGGCCGCGCATCCCGAAGCCACACCCGCCCAGGTCAGCAAGGCGCTCGCCGCCCGGGCGGCCACGGGGAGAATCTCGGGCGGCGGCCCCGGCTCACCGGACAAACTGCTCCAGGTGAACAGCCCTTGA
- a CDS encoding alpha-1,4-glucan--maltose-1-phosphate maltosyltransferase, whose amino-acid sequence MPATHHSPAPPASSTDSPPIRRGDAGPPAPETPSAGTTPGIGRIPVLDIRPLVDHGRRPAKAVVGEEFEVSATVFREGHDAVAANVVLTDPQGRSGPWTPMRELAPGTDRWGATVSATAAGRWTYTIEAWGDPVTTWRRHAGIKIPAGIDTELVLAEGAGLYERAAAGVPKSKGRREVILAAADALRDTGRPAASRLAAALTAEVDKVLARHPLRELLTSSEPLPLLVERERALFGSWYEFFPRSESGRVDRPVHGTFRTAAERLPAIAEMGFDVVYLPPIHPIGSTFRKGPNNTLSAAAHDVGVPWAIGSPEGGHDAVHPDLGTIEDFDVFVRRARGLGLEIALDFALQCSPDHPWVEKHPEWFHHRPDGTIAYAENPPKKYQDIYPIAFDRDMPGLIAETVRILRFWMGHGVRIFRVDNPHTKPVVFWERVIGEVGRTDPDVIFLAEAFTRPAMMRALAAVGFQQSYTYFTWRNSKRELTEYLTELSGEAAAVMRPNFFVNTPDILHEFLQRGGRPAFEVRAVLAATLSPSWGVYSGYELCENTPVRGGSEEYLDSEKYQLRPRDWAAAEREGRSIAPLITSLNEIRRRSPALRQLRDLHFHHTDKEEVIAYSKRSGSNTVVVVANLDPHHTQEATVSLDMPQLGLDWAAFVPVRDELTGESYHWGRANYVRLEPGHRPAHVLTVLRPSSPQIGGSPTR is encoded by the coding sequence ATGCCCGCAACGCACCACTCGCCGGCACCCCCGGCGTCCAGTACCGACTCACCCCCCATACGCAGGGGCGACGCCGGTCCACCCGCCCCGGAGACACCCTCCGCGGGCACCACCCCCGGCATCGGACGCATCCCCGTCCTCGACATCCGTCCGCTCGTCGACCACGGGCGCCGCCCGGCCAAAGCGGTCGTCGGTGAGGAGTTCGAGGTCTCCGCCACGGTCTTCCGCGAAGGCCATGACGCGGTCGCCGCCAATGTCGTCCTCACGGATCCGCAGGGCCGCAGCGGCCCCTGGACCCCCATGCGCGAACTCGCCCCCGGCACCGACCGCTGGGGCGCCACCGTGTCCGCGACCGCCGCCGGCCGCTGGACGTACACCATCGAGGCCTGGGGCGATCCGGTCACCACCTGGCGCCGTCACGCCGGGATCAAGATCCCGGCCGGGATCGACACCGAACTCGTCCTCGCGGAGGGCGCGGGCCTGTACGAGCGGGCGGCCGCCGGAGTACCGAAGAGCAAGGGCAGGCGGGAGGTGATCCTCGCCGCCGCCGACGCCCTGCGCGACACCGGGCGCCCCGCCGCGTCCCGGCTCGCCGCGGCGCTCACTGCCGAGGTGGACAAGGTTCTCGCGCGGCATCCGCTGCGTGAACTGCTCACGTCGTCGGAGCCGTTGCCGCTGCTGGTGGAGCGGGAGCGGGCGCTGTTCGGTTCCTGGTACGAGTTCTTCCCGCGTTCGGAGAGCGGCCGCGTGGACCGGCCGGTGCACGGCACGTTCCGTACGGCGGCCGAGCGGCTGCCCGCCATCGCGGAGATGGGCTTCGACGTCGTCTACCTCCCGCCGATCCACCCCATCGGCAGCACCTTCCGCAAGGGCCCCAACAACACCCTGTCGGCGGCCGCCCACGACGTGGGGGTGCCCTGGGCGATCGGCTCGCCCGAGGGCGGTCACGACGCGGTCCACCCGGACCTCGGGACGATCGAGGACTTCGACGTGTTCGTGCGGCGGGCCCGGGGCCTGGGCCTGGAGATCGCCCTCGACTTCGCGCTTCAGTGCTCTCCCGATCATCCGTGGGTGGAGAAGCATCCGGAGTGGTTCCATCACCGTCCGGACGGGACGATCGCGTACGCGGAGAATCCGCCGAAGAAGTACCAGGACATCTATCCGATCGCGTTCGACCGGGACATGCCGGGGCTGATCGCGGAGACGGTGCGGATCCTGCGGTTCTGGATGGGCCATGGGGTGCGGATCTTCCGGGTGGACAATCCGCATACGAAGCCGGTGGTGTTCTGGGAGCGGGTGATCGGGGAGGTCGGCCGGACGGATCCGGATGTGATCTTCCTGGCGGAGGCGTTCACGCGGCCGGCGATGATGCGGGCGCTGGCGGCGGTCGGTTTCCAGCAGTCGTACACGTACTTCACCTGGCGCAACAGCAAGCGGGAGCTGACGGAGTACCTGACCGAGCTGTCGGGGGAGGCGGCGGCCGTTATGCGGCCGAACTTCTTCGTCAACACCCCGGACATCCTGCATGAGTTCCTCCAGCGTGGCGGGCGGCCGGCCTTCGAGGTGCGGGCGGTGCTGGCGGCGACGCTGTCGCCGTCGTGGGGGGTGTACTCCGGCTACGAGCTGTGCGAGAACACCCCGGTGCGCGGCGGGAGCGAGGAGTACCTCGACTCGGAGAAGTACCAGCTCCGCCCGCGGGACTGGGCGGCGGCCGAGCGCGAGGGACGCAGCATCGCACCGCTGATCACCTCGCTGAACGAGATCCGGCGGCGCAGCCCCGCCCTTCGTCAACTGCGCGACCTGCACTTCCACCACACCGACAAGGAAGAGGTGATCGCCTACTCGAAGCGCAGTGGATCGAACACGGTTGTGGTGGTGGCGAACCTGGATCCGCACCACACCCAGGAGGCGACGGTCTCGTTGGACATGCCGCAACTCGGTCTGGACTGGGCCGCGTTCGTGCCGGTGCGCGACGAGCTCACCGGGGAGAGCTACCACTGGGGCAGGGCCAACTATGTGCGTCTGGAGCCGGGGCACCGGCCCGCGCACGTTCTCACCGTCCTGCGACCGTCCTCACCGCAGATCGGAGGGTCACCCACACGATGA